One window of Mechercharimyces sp. CAU 1602 genomic DNA carries:
- a CDS encoding heterodisulfide reductase-related iron-sulfur binding cluster — translation MPMLQIINLLLFLAVVGYAIYLVSYILYSRYMFVKLGKPADLKKDLGQRVNQTMVNVFGQKKLLKDTKSGIMHVVMFYGFIVIQFGAIDLFYKGLFPGKHLPLPAYGVFTFIQEFVVFSVLLATIYAFYRRYVEQLARLKRGFKAGLVIIFLTSLLTSILFAAAFEQIWLGIEPSWEMPISSLLAFPFAGWMSATAAAVLFYIFWWIHLITVLAFAVYVPQSKHFHLIAGPINVFLKRTDPPSKLRTIDFEDESLTEYGVSKIEDFHENQLIDLYACVECGRCTNMCPASNTGKMLSPMDLLVKMRDHLTDKGAAITSRTPWMPAFAFSGANEAALNVGVTKEEDGTYKYPIDLIGDVITEEELWACTTCRNCEDACPVSNEHVDKIMDMRRHLVLTQGKMSPEVARTFQNIERQGNPWGLSRKDRAKWTESADTDVPSVKEKKEFEYLLYVGSMGSYDNRSQKITHSLVKLLNQAGIDFAILGKKEKNSGDTARRLGNEFLYQQFAMDNIALFEKHNVKKIVTADPHAYNVFKNEYPDMGLEDIEVMHHTQLLAQLIRDGRLTPTKEVNERVTFHDSCYLGRYNDEYEAPRDIFRAIPGIELVEMDRNRENGMCCGAGGGLMWMEEDKGVRVNVARTEQALKVTPSMIGSACPYCLTMLSDGTKSKEMEEQVKTMDVAEVLAMSIEFDEHIEVADGVH, via the coding sequence ATGCCTATGTTACAGATCATAAACCTACTTCTCTTTTTAGCAGTCGTGGGTTATGCCATCTATTTGGTTTCCTACATCCTCTACAGTCGGTATATGTTCGTGAAGCTGGGTAAACCAGCCGATCTTAAAAAGGATTTGGGTCAGCGTGTTAATCAGACGATGGTTAACGTTTTTGGGCAGAAAAAGCTTTTAAAAGATACCAAGAGTGGTATCATGCACGTGGTGATGTTTTATGGATTTATCGTGATCCAGTTTGGTGCGATTGATCTATTTTATAAGGGTTTATTCCCTGGGAAGCATTTACCGCTCCCAGCGTATGGAGTATTTACATTTATTCAGGAGTTTGTTGTTTTCTCCGTATTGTTGGCAACAATATACGCTTTTTACCGTCGTTACGTCGAGCAATTGGCGCGCCTTAAGCGTGGATTTAAAGCGGGGTTAGTTATTATTTTCTTAACCTCACTGTTAACATCTATTTTATTTGCAGCAGCGTTTGAACAAATTTGGTTAGGAATTGAACCTTCATGGGAAATGCCAATTTCGTCGCTATTAGCCTTCCCATTTGCAGGTTGGATGTCGGCGACAGCTGCAGCGGTACTGTTTTATATCTTCTGGTGGATTCACCTTATTACAGTTCTCGCTTTCGCCGTCTATGTACCGCAATCGAAACACTTCCACTTGATTGCAGGGCCGATCAATGTGTTCTTGAAGCGTACGGATCCCCCTTCAAAGTTGCGGACAATCGACTTTGAAGATGAGTCACTAACCGAATACGGTGTAAGTAAAATTGAAGATTTCCATGAAAACCAACTGATTGATTTATATGCTTGTGTGGAATGTGGACGCTGTACCAATATGTGTCCCGCTTCCAACACGGGGAAAATGCTTTCACCGATGGATTTATTGGTGAAAATGCGTGATCACTTGACGGATAAAGGGGCGGCAATTACTTCGCGTACACCATGGATGCCAGCTTTTGCATTTAGTGGGGCGAACGAAGCAGCACTAAACGTAGGTGTGACCAAAGAAGAAGATGGTACTTATAAGTATCCGATCGACTTGATCGGTGACGTGATTACGGAAGAAGAGCTGTGGGCGTGTACTACGTGCCGTAACTGTGAAGACGCTTGTCCGGTCTCCAATGAACATGTGGATAAAATCATGGATATGCGTCGTCATCTCGTATTGACTCAAGGAAAGATGAGCCCAGAAGTGGCGCGTACCTTCCAAAATATCGAACGTCAGGGCAATCCATGGGGATTAAGCCGTAAAGATCGTGCCAAATGGACTGAGTCGGCTGATACTGATGTACCATCGGTAAAAGAGAAGAAAGAATTTGAGTATCTGCTATATGTAGGTTCGATGGGTTCTTACGATAATCGTAGTCAAAAGATCACGCATTCATTGGTAAAACTCCTCAACCAAGCGGGAATTGACTTTGCGATTCTCGGAAAAAAAGAGAAGAACTCTGGAGATACGGCTCGCCGCCTTGGAAACGAGTTTCTCTACCAACAGTTTGCGATGGATAATATTGCGTTGTTTGAGAAGCATAACGTAAAGAAGATTGTTACAGCTGACCCTCATGCATATAATGTCTTCAAGAATGAGTACCCAGATATGGGCTTAGAAGATATTGAAGTGATGCATCATACGCAGTTGTTGGCACAGTTGATTCGTGATGGACGTCTCACCCCTACCAAAGAGGTGAACGAGCGTGTCACGTTCCACGACTCTTGCTACCTGGGTCGCTATAACGATGAATATGAGGCGCCACGCGATATATTCCGTGCTATTCCAGGGATCGAGCTCGTGGAAATGGATCGTAATCGTGAAAATGGAATGTGTTGTGGAGCAGGTGGCGGCTTGATGTGGATGGAAGAAGATAAAGGTGTGCGTGTCAACGTGGCGCGGACGGAGCAAGCGTTAAAGGTCACCCCATCTATGATCGGTAGTGCTTGTCCATACTGCTTAACCATGTTAAGTGATGGTACGAAGTCGAAAGAGATGGAAGAGCAAGTGAAGACGATGGACGTAGCGGAAGTATTAGCGATGTCAATCGAATTTGATGAGCATATTGAAGTTGCGGACGGTGTGCATTAA